Part of the Halorhabdus utahensis DSM 12940 genome, ACGGGCGACCGGCGGAACACTTTCTGGGCGACATTGCCCACGAACAGTTGCTCGGCCAGCGATCCGCCGTGGCTGCCGATGACAACCGCATCGAAGCTCTCGGCTCGTGAGACGATCACTTTCGCCGGACTCCCCCAGCCGACCTGGGTCTCGATCTCGGCGTCGTATTCGGCGGCGATCTCGCGGGCACGATCGAGCAGGGCTTCGGCGAGCTCTTCGGCCGTCTTCTGGATGTCGTCTTCCAGCGCGAGCCGGACTGCCTGACCCATCATCGGCGAGGGCTCGCCGACGACGTGTAAGACTGTCACCTCGGCGTCGGGATACGCTTCGAGTGCGTATCTGAGGGCCTTCTCGCTCATCTCGGAATCGTCCATCGGAACCAGAACGCGGGAAATCATACGCTCAATACGGTCGACAGCGTCATAAAACTATGACGTCGGTCCACTCGCCAATCTCCGCTCGCCGTTCCAGAACATATACACTGCTTACGCGGGAACAGTTCCATATGGTTTCTCTCCTCTTGTTCGTCGGATTGGCGGCGGCCGGGTTCGTCGGGTTCAACATCGGTGGCTCTTCGACCGGCGTGGCCTGGGGCCCCTCGGTCGGCGCGAACGTCGTCAGCAAGACAGGCGCGGCGGCACTGATGACCGGCTTCGTCTTCCTCGGCGGCTGGACGGTGGGTCGGAAAGTCATCAAGACACTGGGCGGCGATATCGTCCCGGAGGCCGCGTTCTCGATCGAAGCCAGCATCGTTGTCCTCACGTTCATCGGCCTCGGGATGCTCGTGGCGAATCTCTACGGCGTGCCCGTTTCGACGTCGATGACGGCGGTCGGCGCGATCGCCGGTCTCGGCCTCGCGACCCAAACGCTCAACTGGGCCGTCCTGGGCGAGATCGCCGTCTGGTGGCTCATCGCCCCCGTCGTCGGCTTCTGGCTCGGCTCGATCGTCGGCCGGTACATCTACCCGTACCTCGACCAGTATTTCGCCCTTGAGCAGTCCGAAGGACCGCTCGTCACCGTCGAGCGATCCGGCCTCGTTCCGATGCCGCGACTCGGGCCGGGAACCACGACACGTGAGTTCGTGAGTACGATCGTCGTCCTTCTCATTGCGTGTTACATGGCATTCAGTGCCGGCGCGTCGAACGTGGCCAACGCCGTCGCGCCGCTGGTCGGCGGTGGCCTGCTCGAGCCGGGTCCGGCCGTCATTCTCGGAACGGCCACGATCGGGCTCGGGTCGTTCACTATCGCCCGGCGGACGATGGAGTCCGTCGGCAACGGGATCACCGACCTCCCCCTGCTGGCGGCGATGGTCGTGATGGTGATCGGCGCGACGATCACGACCATCGCCTCGGCGATGGGGATCCCGATCAGCCTGGCGCTGTCGACGGTCATGACGATCGTCGGCCTCGGGTGGGGGCGGGCGACGCGCCCGGCGACGGCGACTGAACTCGCCCGCGGGGATATCGACACGACGCCATCCGTCGACGCCCTCGCGGCCGAGACCGACGAGGAGGTACCGGCCATCGGTGAGGAATCCGGAGAGAAACTTCAGGAGACCGGCGACTTGTTCGACCCGTCGGTCGTCGTCCGGTTCGTCGCCTTCTGGATCATCGGCCCGACGGTCGCGACGGCCATGTCCTACGCCACGTTCGTCGTCCTGCCGATCGCCGGGACGGTCTGACTCGGCGCTCCTGCCGTTTCACGATGCGAGTACCGCGTCTCACGCTCCCCAAATCAGCGACGGAGGAACCCGACGATCGCTTCACAGTGCCCTAACAATGTCGTCTCGCAGGGTGCGCTTTCGAAGCCGACCCAGCGGGGAAAACTGTTCGATCGCGCTCAGGCGTGTTCGTCGTAGATTCGGTCGAGACCCAGTACCAGTGCCGTCCCGAGGACGGTGAACGCGCCGACCGCGGCGGCCATCCAGAGCCAGTGGGTCCAGCCAAGCGGTGTCACGCTGAAGAACGTGTTCACGGGCGTATACAGCACGCCCAGATGCAGGACGATCGAACTCCCGAGTGCCCCGACCAGCCACTTGTTCGAGAACAGTGACAGGCCGTAGGGCCACCGCAGGATCTGGGCCTGGATGATCTCGCCGATGACGATGAAGGTGAACAACAGGGTCTGTGCGACGATAATATCGCCACTCTCCGAGAGCCCGTGGAAGAACAGCGGCAGGCCGATCGCCGCGTAGATGAGACCGAAAGTCAGGATCAACACCAGGCTGTGGCGGTTGATCACCGGCTCGTCAGCGCCCCGTGGCGGTCGATCCATGATCCCGTCGGTCTTGGGATCGACGCCCAGCGCCAGCGCCGGGAGGCCGTCCGTCACGAGGTTGATCCACAGCAACATCACTGGCGTCAGGATCAATGCCTCGGACCCGCTGGAGAACTGATCGGGGAAGAGTGCGCTCCCGATTAACACGCCGAAGAACACCGCCAGGACTTCGCCGGCGTTCGCAGAGAGCAAGAAGTTGACGAACTTCCGGATGTTGTCGAAGACGCCCCGCCCCTCGGCGACGGCGTCTCTGATCGACGCGAAGTTGTCGTCGAGCAACACCATGTCGCTGGACTGCTGAGCGACGTCCGTCCCGCGTTCGCCCATCGAGACGCCGACGTCGGCCCGCTTCAGGGCGGGCGCGTCGTTGACGCCGTCGCCGGTCATCGCGACGTTGTGACCGTGGGAAAGCACTGCTTCGAGCACACGGACCTTCTGGTCGGGGGCCATCCGCGCGAAGATCTCGACGTCCTCGACGGCCTCGGCGAGTTCCGCGTCGGACAGTTGCTCGACTTCCGCGCCCGTCATCGCCCCCTCGGGATCGAACCCGATCTCCTTGCCGATCGCGATCGCGGTTTCGCGGTTGTCGCCGGTTGCCATGACCACGTCGATCCCGGCGCTCCGGCAGTCTTCGACGGCCGCCGGGACCTCCTCGCGGGCAGGGTCGATCATCCCCTGGAGGCCCAGAAACACCATGCCGTCCTCGATCTCGTCGTCCTCGGCTTCGGCGTCCACATTTGACTTCTCGGCGAACCCGAGCACGCGCAGGGCGTCACTCGCGAAGGACTGGTTGCGATCGAGAATCGCCTGGCGGCGCTCGTCGGTGAGTTCGACGATTTCGCCGCCCTCACGGATCCGGTCGCACCGTTCGAGCACGACTGCCGGCGCGCCTTTCATGTAGGCCGTCCCGTCGCCGGTGACGACGGTCATCCGTTTGCGCGCCGAGGAGAACGGCACCTCCCGGACATGCTCGATGTCGGGGTCGATGCCGGCCTTCTCCGCCGAGACTTTGAGTGCGACCTCGGTCGGATCGCCAAAGAAGGCATCGTCCTCGTCCGGTGGCGCGCGTTCGGCGTTGTTACAGATGGTCCCACATCGCAGGATCGGTTCGAGCGGATCGGGTTCGACTTCCTCGTCGTCGTGCTCGAACTCGCCGGTCGGGGTCGTCCCCGTTCCGGTGACGTCGTATTCCCGGCCGTTCGTGAAGATCCGCCGGACGGTCATCTCGTCCTCTGTCAGCGTGCCGGTCTTGTCCGTCAGGATGACGTCGACCGACCCGAGGCTCTCGACGACCGGCAGTCGACGCACGAGGGCGTTTTTCGTGAGCAACCGCCGGGACCCGAGCGCGAGCGTCAGCGTCACGACCGCCGGCAACCCTTCCGGCACGGCGGCGACGGCGAGCGTGATCGCGACAAGCAACGTCGAGATCGGGCCGGCGCTGGTGAACAGCAACTGGATGATCCCGACGAAGACGATGATCGCCATGATTCCGGCCCCGATGGTGCGGCCGAGCTGGTCGACTTCCTCCTGGAACGGCGTCTGGGTGTCTTCGGTTTCGCTGAGCTGCTCGGCGATGGCCCCCACCTCGGTGTCCATCCCCGTCTCGGTTACGACCGCCTGCCCCCGGCCACGGACGGCCGAGGTGTTCATGTACACCATGTCGGTGCGCTCGGCGATCGGGGCGTCCTCGGCGACGGGCTCGGTGTCTTTCGTGACCTGTGCGCTCTCGCCGGTCAGTGCGGACTCGTCGGTTTCCAGACTGGATGACTCGATGAGTCGCGCGTCGGCGGGGATCGCGTCCCCACCTTCGACGACGATCACGTCACCCGGCACGACTTCCGCGGAGTCGACGATATGGCGTTCGCCCTCCCTGATGACGGTCGCGTCAGGTGTCGAGAGATCCTTCAGCGCCTCGATGGACTTCTCGGCCTGGTAGTCCTGGACGAACCCGAAGATCCCGTTGGCCAGCAGGATGAGCGCGATCAGCGCCGCGTCGACGTACTCTGGCGAGTGATCGGGCAGCAAGCCAACGCCCAGCGAGATCAGCATCGCAAAGATCAGCAGGTAAATCAGGACGTCACGGAACTGATCGATAAAGATGGCGAGCGGCGAGATCTCGTCGTCGTCGCGGATCTCGTTGGGGCCGTACTTCTCACGCCGGCGACTGACTTCGTCCTCGCTGAGTCCCTCCGTTCCCGAGTCAAGGGCATCGAGGACTGACTCGACGGAGCGACTGTGCCAGCCTGTCTCGGGTTCCTCCTCGCTCATCGTCCCTCCCAAGACCGGGCCGCCGGGCGGTTCGTGACGGCGGCCGGTCTACGTTTGCCTGCCGACGCATCGAGCGTCGACTGCACAATGGCACGTCTCGATTCACGGTTCGTCGGTGGACCCGTCTCGTACATGCGACAATCGTCCACATCAATGACGCTCGGGGTAATAAAACACACAATTCACCCGAGACTGCCCGATTCGACGGTTAGGACTCCGCTCTCCCGGGATGACCGTCGCAGGCGCGATATCGGCGATTCCTGTGCGAGCGCACCCCAACGCCGAGAATTCGCCGGATATAGCGACATCTTGCCGGCAGTTCCTCGGGAGCCCAGACCGAGGCGGGTCACTCCCCGGCGGTGTCGACGACGGCCGCGTCTTCAGCCACCCGTTTGACACTCTCGATCCCGCGTTTAGCACCCTGTTTGGCGGCGTATCCTTCGGCACTGTCCGCGATGATTTCGCCGTTCGATGCGACGAGTCGCCACCGCCACTCGTCGGCGCGATCAAGGAACAACTCGAAGCGTGCGTTGGCTGGCATGGTCAGAGAAGCCTACACAGCCAACGGCCAAGAGAGTGGGGGCTCATCTCGGGTCCCGCGATCGATGTCGGGTGATCGGTGGCGCACGTTTTCAAAACCCCAATCGATGATCATCGCAGTTTTCAGCGGCCTACAACAGGGCGCACCCTCAAGTAGCCTGATACCTTGTCTTTTCGTATGGGATCCGGCTATACCGGCGCAGTCGCCCAACGAGCCAGTGAAGGGCGAACGCCGGGCGGCTGGATTGACCGGTTCCGACGGAACCATGCCGAAAGCGCGAACACAACGGAAACAGGTGATACCATATGTGTCTAGGAATCCCGGGAGAGATAATCGAAATAGATGGCAACGAAGCGCGCGCCGAGTTCTGGGACGTCGAGAAGACCGTCCGGATCGACGTCGTCGACGAGGCGGTCGAGGTGGGTGATCACATCCTCAATCATGCCGGCTTCGCTATCCGGAAGATCCCGGATGATGAAGTCGAAGAGACCATGGAGATCTACGAGTCGTTCCTCGAGGGCGACGAGGACGAGGCCTTAGAGGAGATCGGGGCCGGCGAGGGCGAACAACTTGGGATCGAGGGCCGATAGATGGCGACGAACGCCGAAAGCGGGGACGACGAACTCCAGTTTCGCGACCCCGAAAAGGCCGAACAGCTGACCGACGAACTCGAGGCGCTGATGGACGAGATCGGCGAGCCGGTCAACGTGATGCACGTCTGTGGCTCCCACGAGCAGGCCATCGCGAAGTTCGGCCTGCGCTCGATCCTGCCGGACGACCTCACGGTCCGGATGGGGCCGGGGTGTCCGGTCTGCGTGACCAACATGCCCGAGGTGGACGAGGCCGTCGCGCTGGCCGAGGAGGGGAAGATCGTTGCCACCTACGGTGACATGTTCCGCGTGCCCGGGACCGAGAAGAGCCTCGCCGACGCCAGAGACGAGGGCGCGGACGTTCGTGTGGTCTACAGCGCCAGCGAGGCCGCCGAGATCGCCGAGGAAGAACCCGATCGGGAGGTCATCTTCTTCGCGACGGGCTTCGAGACGACCGCCGCACCCACGGCGGCCGTGCTCACCTCGGACCCGCCAGAGAACTTCTCCGTCCTCTCGGCCCACAAGTACGTCCCGCCGGCGATGGAGGTCGTCGCGGAGATGCCGGACACCGACGTCGACGGCTTCCTCGCGGCGGGTCACGCCGCAACGATAACGGGCTACGGCCTGTTCGAGGACTTCGTCGAGGAGTACGACACCCCGGCCGTGGTCGGCGGCTTCGAGCCGATCGACGTGCTGTACGCCCTCGCGCGCCTGCTGGAGTTCATCCGCGACGACGAGGCCGGCCTGGAGAACGCCTATCCCCGGTGTGTCTCACGGGAGGGCAACGTTCCGGCCAAGGAACAGCTGTGGGAGGTCTTCGACACCACGAGCGGCGAGTGGCGCGGGATCGCCGAGATCCCCGACGCGAACCTGGTCCTCTCCGAGGACTACGCCCACTTCGACGCCCGGGAGCGCTTCGACATCGACGTGGATCCGGGCGCGGCCGACCCGCTCACCGAGGACTGCATCTGCGGTGACATCATGGCCGGCCAGGCCGACCCTGACGAGTGCGAGCTCTTTGGCGAGGAGTGTACGCCCCAGGACCCCGTGGGGGCCTGCATGGTCTCCAGTGAGGGGACCTGCAAGATCTGGCTCGAATACGGCGGCCAGCCGGATCTCTGAGGTGATCGAATGACGAATACAGAGAACGTCGGCGAGGACGACGCAGTCGAGACCGACGGCGACGCCAACAGTGATGGCTACACTGACGACGACGAGGTCATCACCCACGCCCACGGTGCGGGCGGCGGACAGATGACCGAGCTAGTCGATGCAGTGGCCGTGTCCCAGTTTGCCGATGCGGCGGCGGATGTCGGGCTTGCTGCCCTGGACGACGGCAGCGTCCAGCCGATCGACGACGACCACTCGGTGGTCGTCACGACGGACAGTCACGTCGTTACCCCCCTGTTCTTCCGCGGGGGCGACATCGGCCGGCTGGCGGTCTCGGGGACGGTCAACGACCTGGCGATGATGGGCGCGACCGAGCCCCTGGCGCTGACGAGTTCCCTCATCATCGAGGCCGGCACGCCACAGACGACCGTCGAGCGGGTCACCGAATCGATGCGCGAGGCCTGCGAGGAAGCCGGTGCGACGGTCACGACCGGCGATACGAAGGTCATGGGTAGCGGCGAGATGGACACGCTCGCGATCAACACAACTGGCGTCGCCGTCGTCCCGAAGGGCGGCCACGTCCCGGACGCCGGGCTCTCCGTCGGCGACAGGCTCATCGTCTCGGGCACGGTCGGCGATCACGGGATCTCGCTGCTTTCGGAACGCGAGGGCTTCGACTTCGGCGGCGACCTTGAGAGCGACGTCCAGCCGGTCAACGACCTCGTCCGCGCGGCGATGGATGCCGGCGAGGTGACGGCGATGAAAGATCCGACCCGCGGTGGGCTCGCGACGGTCCTCAACGAGATGGCGAGCAAGGCCGACGTGGGCATCGACGTCGAGGAGCGATCCGTCCCCGTCTCGGGGCCGGTTTCCTCGGCCGGCGAGGTACTCGGCATCGAACCGTTCGACGTGGCCTGTGAGGGCGTCGTCGTGATGGGCGTCGCGAGTGAGGACGCCGCGGACGTACTGGACGCGCTCAGAGACAACCCCAAAGGCGAGGACGCAGCCATCGTCGGCGAGGTGGTCGACGATCACACCGGCCAGGTCGTCCTCGATACCGGCTTTGGCCGCCGGTACCTCTCCCCGCCCGAAGGCGAACAGCTCCCCAGAATCTGTTGACATGCACGAGTTCTCCATCGCGACGCAGGTGCTCGACGCCGCCCGGGAAGCCGCGGCCGACCACGGAGCCGATACCTTCGAGGGTATCACTGTTTCGGTCGGCGAAGCGAGCCACGTCAATCCCGACCAGCTGGAGACCTGTCTCGAAGCGGCCGCGGACTCGACGATCACCGACGGCGACCTGACAATCGATATCGAGACCGAGCCCGCCTACGCCGAGTGTGCCTGTGGCTGGAGCGGCGAGCCGGGGGAGATCGATCGTGCGCTGGCGTACGCGCCGAACCTGACCTGTCCTGAATGTGACGCCCGCCTCGAACTCCAGGCCGGCAACGAGTGCCGGCTGATGAGCGTCACGCTGCCAGAGACGGACGACGGGAGCGACCCTGACGCCGCCGGCTCGCCTGACGCGAACACGACCGATTGACTGCGTATACAAGACAATACAATGTATCACACGTCACGACACCCACTCACGGATGCGACGCCGATCGACCGCCTGCTCGACCGTTTGCTGTCGGATTCCGGCGTGCTCGGGCCGCTGGGAGCCCATCGGATGGGGCATGGCGAGGACGATCACGAACACGCTGGCGACGCCGAGGCGGACATCCTCGCCCAGTTCGCCGAGCAGGCCGACGACCTCCACGAGCGGGTCGTCCACGACCACGGAATCTTCGTCGCGGAGTTCCTCGGGGCGACCGGCAGCGGCAAGACCCGTCTCATCGAGCGCCTCATCGAGCGAGCGCCCGACGACGAGGAGATCGGCGTGATCGTCGGCGACGTGGCCGGTGAGGACGACGCCACCCGATTCCGGGAACTGGGTGTCTCCGTCGCCAACGTCAACACGGGCAAGGAGTGTCACCTCGATCCGGGGCTGGTAGAGGGTGCGCTGGAGGACCTGGATCTCGATGCACTCGATACCCTGTACATCGAGAACGTCGGCAACATGGTCTGTCCGGCGGACTTCCCGCTCGGTGCGCAGGCTCGCGTGCTGGTCGTCTCCGCCACGGAGGGCGACGACGTGGTGCGCAAGCATCCCCTCCTCTTTCAGGCCTGCGACGGCGCGGTGATCAACAAGGTCGACATCGCCGAGGCGGTGAATGCTGATCTTGACCTGATGGAATCGGACGTGAGCGAGATCGCCCCCGAGATGCCGACGT contains:
- a CDS encoding universal stress protein, whose amino-acid sequence is MISRVLVPMDDSEMSEKALRYALEAYPDAEVTVLHVVGEPSPMMGQAVRLALEDDIQKTAEELAEALLDRAREIAAEYDAEIETQVGWGSPAKVIVSRAESFDAVVIGSHGGSLAEQLFVGNVAQKVFRRSPVPVTTVR
- a CDS encoding inorganic phosphate transporter, producing MVSLLLFVGLAAAGFVGFNIGGSSTGVAWGPSVGANVVSKTGAAALMTGFVFLGGWTVGRKVIKTLGGDIVPEAAFSIEASIVVLTFIGLGMLVANLYGVPVSTSMTAVGAIAGLGLATQTLNWAVLGEIAVWWLIAPVVGFWLGSIVGRYIYPYLDQYFALEQSEGPLVTVERSGLVPMPRLGPGTTTREFVSTIVVLLIACYMAFSAGASNVANAVAPLVGGGLLEPGPAVILGTATIGLGSFTIARRTMESVGNGITDLPLLAAMVVMVIGATITTIASAMGIPISLALSTVMTIVGLGWGRATRPATATELARGDIDTTPSVDALAAETDEEVPAIGEESGEKLQETGDLFDPSVVVRFVAFWIIGPTVATAMSYATFVVLPIAGTV
- a CDS encoding cation-translocating P-type ATPase, which gives rise to MSEEEPETGWHSRSVESVLDALDSGTEGLSEDEVSRRREKYGPNEIRDDDEISPLAIFIDQFRDVLIYLLIFAMLISLGVGLLPDHSPEYVDAALIALILLANGIFGFVQDYQAEKSIEALKDLSTPDATVIREGERHIVDSAEVVPGDVIVVEGGDAIPADARLIESSSLETDESALTGESAQVTKDTEPVAEDAPIAERTDMVYMNTSAVRGRGQAVVTETGMDTEVGAIAEQLSETEDTQTPFQEEVDQLGRTIGAGIMAIIVFVGIIQLLFTSAGPISTLLVAITLAVAAVPEGLPAVVTLTLALGSRRLLTKNALVRRLPVVESLGSVDVILTDKTGTLTEDEMTVRRIFTNGREYDVTGTGTTPTGEFEHDDEEVEPDPLEPILRCGTICNNAERAPPDEDDAFFGDPTEVALKVSAEKAGIDPDIEHVREVPFSSARKRMTVVTGDGTAYMKGAPAVVLERCDRIREGGEIVELTDERRQAILDRNQSFASDALRVLGFAEKSNVDAEAEDDEIEDGMVFLGLQGMIDPAREEVPAAVEDCRSAGIDVVMATGDNRETAIAIGKEIGFDPEGAMTGAEVEQLSDAELAEAVEDVEIFARMAPDQKVRVLEAVLSHGHNVAMTGDGVNDAPALKRADVGVSMGERGTDVAQQSSDMVLLDDNFASIRDAVAEGRGVFDNIRKFVNFLLSANAGEVLAVFFGVLIGSALFPDQFSSGSEALILTPVMLLWINLVTDGLPALALGVDPKTDGIMDRPPRGADEPVINRHSLVLILTFGLIYAAIGLPLFFHGLSESGDIIVAQTLLFTFIVIGEIIQAQILRWPYGLSLFSNKWLVGALGSSIVLHLGVLYTPVNTFFSVTPLGWTHWLWMAAAVGAFTVLGTALVLGLDRIYDEHA
- a CDS encoding HVO_2922 family protein, encoding MPANARFELFLDRADEWRWRLVASNGEIIADSAEGYAAKQGAKRGIESVKRVAEDAAVVDTAGE
- a CDS encoding HypC/HybG/HupF family hydrogenase formation chaperone gives rise to the protein MCLGIPGEIIEIDGNEARAEFWDVEKTVRIDVVDEAVEVGDHILNHAGFAIRKIPDDEVEETMEIYESFLEGDEDEALEEIGAGEGEQLGIEGR
- the hypD gene encoding hydrogenase formation protein HypD; its protein translation is MATNAESGDDELQFRDPEKAEQLTDELEALMDEIGEPVNVMHVCGSHEQAIAKFGLRSILPDDLTVRMGPGCPVCVTNMPEVDEAVALAEEGKIVATYGDMFRVPGTEKSLADARDEGADVRVVYSASEAAEIAEEEPDREVIFFATGFETTAAPTAAVLTSDPPENFSVLSAHKYVPPAMEVVAEMPDTDVDGFLAAGHAATITGYGLFEDFVEEYDTPAVVGGFEPIDVLYALARLLEFIRDDEAGLENAYPRCVSREGNVPAKEQLWEVFDTTSGEWRGIAEIPDANLVLSEDYAHFDARERFDIDVDPGAADPLTEDCICGDIMAGQADPDECELFGEECTPQDPVGACMVSSEGTCKIWLEYGGQPDL
- the hypE gene encoding hydrogenase expression/formation protein HypE produces the protein MTNTENVGEDDAVETDGDANSDGYTDDDEVITHAHGAGGGQMTELVDAVAVSQFADAAADVGLAALDDGSVQPIDDDHSVVVTTDSHVVTPLFFRGGDIGRLAVSGTVNDLAMMGATEPLALTSSLIIEAGTPQTTVERVTESMREACEEAGATVTTGDTKVMGSGEMDTLAINTTGVAVVPKGGHVPDAGLSVGDRLIVSGTVGDHGISLLSEREGFDFGGDLESDVQPVNDLVRAAMDAGEVTAMKDPTRGGLATVLNEMASKADVGIDVEERSVPVSGPVSSAGEVLGIEPFDVACEGVVVMGVASEDAADVLDALRDNPKGEDAAIVGEVVDDHTGQVVLDTGFGRRYLSPPEGEQLPRIC
- a CDS encoding hydrogenase maturation nickel metallochaperone HypA/HybF, with amino-acid sequence MHEFSIATQVLDAAREAAADHGADTFEGITVSVGEASHVNPDQLETCLEAAADSTITDGDLTIDIETEPAYAECACGWSGEPGEIDRALAYAPNLTCPECDARLELQAGNECRLMSVTLPETDDGSDPDAAGSPDANTTD
- the hypB gene encoding hydrogenase nickel incorporation protein HypB; translation: MYHTSRHPLTDATPIDRLLDRLLSDSGVLGPLGAHRMGHGEDDHEHAGDAEADILAQFAEQADDLHERVVHDHGIFVAEFLGATGSGKTRLIERLIERAPDDEEIGVIVGDVAGEDDATRFRELGVSVANVNTGKECHLDPGLVEGALEDLDLDALDTLYIENVGNMVCPADFPLGAQARVLVVSATEGDDVVRKHPLLFQACDGAVINKVDIAEAVNADLDLMESDVSEIAPEMPTFRTSAEHGDGLDELAAFLDERGHVHASDHEAYVAGTGHSHTHDHGEHAHEDDHGHAHSHD